A genomic window from Streptomyces broussonetiae includes:
- a CDS encoding ABC transporter permease subunit: MAVEHPPAAPAGDQTRIHDIGYRGYDGPRLGRAYARRSLYAQSLRGSYGLGRSAKSKVLPMLLFAVMCVPAAIMVAVTVFTKAHELPVAYTRYAIMLQAVISLYVAAQAPQSVSRDLRFKTVPLYFSRPIETADYVRAKFAALASAVFILTAAPLLVMYVGALLAKLGFAHQTKEFAEGLVSVALLSLLFAGIGLVIAAVTPRRGFGIAAVIAVMVISYGAVSTLQAIANVQNHTSAIPWIGLFSPITLIDGVQSAFLGATARNPGAIAPSAGQGVVYVLVVLALIAGSYGLLMRRYKKVGL, from the coding sequence ATGGCGGTTGAGCACCCGCCGGCGGCCCCGGCCGGCGACCAGACCCGTATCCACGACATCGGCTACCGCGGCTACGACGGCCCCCGCCTCGGCCGCGCCTACGCCCGCCGCTCGCTGTACGCGCAGTCCCTGCGCGGCTCCTACGGCCTCGGCCGCTCGGCGAAGTCCAAGGTGCTGCCGATGCTGCTGTTCGCGGTGATGTGCGTGCCCGCCGCCATCATGGTGGCCGTCACGGTCTTCACCAAGGCACACGAACTGCCGGTGGCCTACACCCGCTACGCGATCATGCTGCAGGCCGTGATCAGCCTGTACGTGGCCGCGCAGGCACCCCAGTCCGTCTCGCGCGACCTGCGCTTCAAGACCGTACCGCTGTACTTCTCGCGGCCCATCGAGACAGCCGACTACGTCCGCGCCAAGTTCGCGGCGCTCGCCTCGGCCGTCTTCATCCTGACGGCCGCGCCCCTGCTCGTGATGTACGTGGGCGCGCTGCTGGCCAAGCTGGGCTTCGCCCACCAGACGAAGGAATTCGCCGAGGGACTGGTCTCCGTGGCGCTGCTCTCCCTGCTGTTCGCCGGCATCGGCCTGGTCATCGCGGCTGTCACCCCGCGCCGGGGCTTCGGCATCGCCGCCGTGATCGCCGTGATGGTCATCTCCTACGGCGCGGTCTCCACGCTCCAGGCCATCGCCAACGTGCAGAACCACACCTCCGCCATCCCGTGGATCGGGCTGTTCTCGCCGATCACGCTCATCGACGGCGTCCAGTCGGCCTTCCTCGGCGCCACCGCCCGCAACCCCGGCGCGATCGCCCCGTCGGCCGGACAGGGCGTGGTCTACGTCCTGGTCGTACTCGCCCTGATCGCCGGCAGCTACGGCCTGCTGATGCGCCGCTACAAGAAGGTGGGACTGTGA